Genomic segment of Candidatus Poribacteria bacterium:
GGCCCTCATTATCGACGGTGAGCCGGTGAAGGGTTCAGTCGCGCTCACGCTGGGGATAGACCTTATCTTAGGTAGCTTGAACGATGGTGGTGGCGGCGATGATCTCACAAGCGAGGTCAGATCGCCCAGTTTGGTGAAATCTATCCTCCCGACGAGATTGACGATCTGCGTCTCCGAATCCTTCCTGTTGAGAACCAGCAGGCCGATGGTCTCGCCCCTGCCGTTTTCAAGCGTCCATAGTGCCGTCATGTAGTTTCCCACCGGCGCTGACATCATGATCTTCCTCCAGCCCGATGATCTCAGCCTCTCTTCCAGTTTCTTGACCAGCTCTTCGAACTTACGTCCATCCCCGGTGGAAGAAAACTTCCTGATTCTGACGTAGGATAGATCGGCGAGCAACGGCGTTACGGAAGGGGCGATCCCCTGAAGCAGGGATTTAGAGGCAGCCAGAGCCGGTCCCGTCAGATCCAACATCTCCTTAAGCGTAACTCCGGTGCTCTCTATGAGGTCGTCAAGCTCGACCGGAGCGCCTACCCCGCCGATCCGTGCCATTCCTCCTGATTTAGGCACGAAAAGAACATCGTTCGGGTGGAGTTCGACCTTCGAGCCTGAGCTTTCGGCGTTCACCCTATCGATCGAGCCGTCGGGATGAATTACCCATACATCCCTCAGGTTCGCCTCCTTCAGAGCGCCTCCCGCCAAAGTTAGAGCTTTAGCGACTGAGATCACGCCCTCCACGTTGTAAAGCCCCGGATGTTGAACACATCCTATCACGCTTATATCGGCGAGGGCCGGTAGGGCCAAAATCGTCAGGATTAAGATGGCATAAAGGGGTTTAAATCCCTTCATCTCTAACCACCTCCTCGTCTTGACTCTGCACCATAGATGTTGTCCTCATCGTCAACACGATGGCTTCGAGGAGCATCATGGAGCTCTCCTCAAGAGGTCTTGATGTCTGTCGGATTCCCTCCAACAACTTCACGGCCTCCTTTTGGGCCTGGTTCTGTCCGACGAACAGCCCTCCCAGGAACAGTCCAAGGGCGAGTCCGACGACGATTGCAGCGGCCGAGGCAAGCGCCACCAGCCTATATAGTCTACTTCTCCTGACAGTCGATAGAAGTATCCGCTCCTTCAGACCCTCAGGAGGCTCGATATCCCTGAGCTGAGACAGCAGCTCCCTCATGTCCCTCATGGCTTTTCACCTTTAAAATCGAAATATGGGGCGAGGATCTTCCTGAGCATCCTCCGCCCCCTTAACACATCCGATTTCACCGTATTTTCAGGCCGTCCCAGGATCTGCGAAATCTCCCTGTAGGATAGATCCTCCACATCCCTCAGGATCACGGCAGCCCTGTACTTCTCGGGCAGCCTATCCAAAGCCCTTCTCAGCATGAGCATCTCCTCCTTCCGCAGACATCGCCTTAGAGGATCAGGTCTCATCTCGATGAGTGACGATCCCTCATCGTTCGGATCGAGCGGTTCGGGTTCGGTTTTCCTGCGGCGTAGCAGATCTACGCACAGATTAAGGGCTGTTTTTCTAAGCCAGACGTATGCTGCCCTTTCGTCCACCTTGGATCGATATCTCCAGAGCCGTTCGAAGCTCTCCTGTGTGACGTCACAGGCGTCCTGCTCGCTTCCAAGCATGGAAAACGCCAAACGATATATGGATCTATAGCTCTCCTCCACTATTTCGGCAAATCGCTTTCTACCTATGCCCATCTATCTATCGCTCATAATTATCGTCAGGTATGGCGATTCACAGAGGTTTCCCGAGTTTTCATATCTTAAAACGGGGAAAGGGGTGAAAAGTTGCAAAAAATGAGGGGGTTGAGTCAGGCCCTAGGGTGGTACTTGTCGTAGATCCGTTTCAGCCTTTCGGCAGTGACGTGTGTGTAGATCTGCGTGGTGGAGAGATTCGAATGTCCCAGAAGCTCCTGAACGGCCCTTAGATCCGCTCCCGCCTCCAACATGTGAGTGGCGAAGGAGTGCCTCAGGATATGAGGTGAGACTTTCTTCTTTATCCCCGCCCTTTTCGTATAGATCTTCAGCCTCTGACGGAAGTTCCTGCTCGTCATACGTCTGCCCCAGTCGCTCACAAACAGCGCTCTGCAGTTCGATCCGGCCGGGATCATGCGATCTCTGATCTCAAGATACCTCTCCAGCGCTTTTTTTGCGACCTCGCCGAAGGGGAGGATCCGTTCCTTTCTCCCCTTGCCCTTCACCCTCACGGTCATCTCCGACATGTCTATATCATTTAGGTCGATCGCCAGGAGCTCGCTCACGCGGACGCCGGTGGAGTACATCAACTCCAACATCGCCTTGTCCCTTACCTCTATAGGCCGATCCTCCCTCGGCGCCGATAGGAGCATATCGACCTCCTCGACCGTCAGGAAATCCGGAAGCCTCCTTTCGACCCTAGGTGTTGAGATGCTCGCCGTCGGATCGGCCTCGATAAACCCCATCCTGTGAAGGAACCTATACAACGTCTTAAGTGAGGAGAGCTTGCGCTGTACCGTCGCCCTGCTCAACCCGTTCAATTGAAGCCTCGCCAGGTATCCCCTCACCGTCAGATGATCGACCTCCAGAACCGAATTAAGTCCCGACTCCCTGATATATCTCTCGAACTCCTTCAGATCCGACCTGTACCCGCGCAGCGTATTGGGCGAGTAATTCCGCTCAAGTTCGAGATATCTGAGGAACCTCTCTATGTGTTTCTCCATTTTCTCCTCCTGGACAGGATAGCGGCGGCGACCTCAGAGGGGGTTATGGATGAGAGACAGACGTTGTTAGGACAATGGACCCTGTAGCATGGTGAACAGGGGAAAGGGTGACGTATGACGATGTGATTTTGGCCGTAGGGCCTATGTCTGGTCGGGGAGGTCGGGCCGAAGAGGGCGACCGTCGGCGTGCCCACCGCCGCAGCGATGTGCATAGGTCCGCTATCACAGGAGATGAAGAGATCGCACAGCTCTATCACGGCGCCAAGCTGGAAGATATCCGTCCTGCCGGCGAGATTGATCACCTTACATCGGGTCATCTCCTCGATTTTTTCGGCCAGCGGCACATCGTCCGGCGATCCCGTGATTATGATCCGAGCGCCGGCCTCTTCGGCGAG
This window contains:
- the xerC gene encoding tyrosine recombinase XerC, translating into MEKHIERFLRYLELERNYSPNTLRGYRSDLKEFERYIRESGLNSVLEVDHLTVRGYLARLQLNGLSRATVQRKLSSLKTLYRFLHRMGFIEADPTASISTPRVERRLPDFLTVEEVDMLLSAPREDRPIEVRDKAMLELMYSTGVRVSELLAIDLNDIDMSEMTVRVKGKGRKERILPFGEVAKKALERYLEIRDRMIPAGSNCRALFVSDWGRRMTSRNFRQRLKIYTKRAGIKKKVSPHILRHSFATHMLEAGADLRAVQELLGHSNLSTTQIYTHVTAERLKRIYDKYHPRA
- a CDS encoding PDZ domain-containing protein; this encodes MKGFKPLYAILILTILALPALADISVIGCVQHPGLYNVEGVISVAKALTLAGGALKEANLRDVWVIHPDGSIDRVNAESSGSKVELHPNDVLFVPKSGGMARIGGVGAPVELDDLIESTGVTLKEMLDLTGPALAASKSLLQGIAPSVTPLLADLSYVRIRKFSSTGDGRKFEELVKKLEERLRSSGWRKIMMSAPVGNYMTALWTLENGRGETIGLLVLNRKDSETQIVNLVGRIDFTKLGDLTSLVRSSPPPPSFKLPKIRSIPSVSATEPFTGSPSIMRAYNPKQAEEFKRTIEQAWRYRMGSRKSLEVVREALEDAMREVKSDSVKMRIRDALGMINKMEMGRKVEGEGYLGVRVYDLREIDVKKLKTAPYRRGAVVSKVYKGSPADRAGIKVRDVILAFNGREVRGKDDLVNAVLSSKPGDKAQIELIRKGEKLKVEVEIGERPVE
- a CDS encoding RNA polymerase sigma factor, producing the protein MGIGRKRFAEIVEESYRSIYRLAFSMLGSEQDACDVTQESFERLWRYRSKVDERAAYVWLRKTALNLCVDLLRRRKTEPEPLDPNDEGSSLIEMRPDPLRRCLRKEEMLMLRRALDRLPEKYRAAVILRDVEDLSYREISQILGRPENTVKSDVLRGRRMLRKILAPYFDFKGEKP